The Coffea arabica cultivar ET-39 chromosome 2c, Coffea Arabica ET-39 HiFi, whole genome shotgun sequence genome includes the window GCTTTCCTGGTGAGCATGTTGGTTTTATAGTTCGGCTTAATTTGTTGTTCTTTAACTGTTTATATATTTCAAAGATTGCTATCAGGCTGCTTTGCTTTTTATTTCTTCCTTGcttctcagctttctaatgcacTGGTTCAActatttttcccctttttttgtcTGCCCCTTCTAAATTATTATCACCGAATTAgcttctatttttctctcccatttttttcaccttttcttaTGACCTCTTACATGATTGCCATTTCTTTGATAGTTTCTGCTGCTATTCACTTCTGCGGTGTTGAGCTTCTTCGTGTTCACAGGTTAGCTCTTCTGATTTTGTTCTCGTTTTGCTCTTTTCTCTATATTTTATCCTTAATTTGTGCATCTTTGGGATACATTTTCTGATGCATCAGCACTTATGGCTTGCTccagcttttcctttttttagttTGGGACTTTTTGACTTCCTGTATCTTTTGTGATCCTTATTCTTGCATATACGTGTTATTCTATTGTTTCTGCTGCTATACTTACATGCCTGATTATTTTTTATGTAAGCATTTGTTCTTTGCTCGGCTGCCGCTATTAACTCCTTCATCTCTTTGTGTTCGCTTGTTTTTTGCCTGCTCTGCTTTCTGCCAGTTTTCGATTTACATTCTTTTTTGCTAAGTTAGACATTCCTTTCTTTATATAGTCCTTCGACATTTTTTGCTCTTACTAAAAAACGATGGATGGAAATGCTACTCGCAGCAAAAAATACGCAGAAATGCCATCTTCGAAAAAAATGCAACTTCTGCAACGCCGGAAAGAAAATAGAGCTGCCAAGAAAAAGAATGCGCATTTACTCCCACGTATTCGTAAGGTTCCACTAGGTTATATGGAATCGGGTGTTTCTTTCCCTGATTCGCATCATGAAACCCTTGATGGTGCGAATCACTCTTCTATGCATAGTGAAATCTTAGGAGCCGAGGCCTTGAAGAGCGGTAATGACAATGCTGCTGTCATTACTGAGGCATTACAATATATGTCCTCTCATGAATCCGCTCCTTTTATTCCTCGCGTCCATTCTGCTCCCTCTTCTCAGACTGCAAACGACATAGCGGGAATCTGATATTTGATGTTATTCACTTTTGTGAACTACAAAAACAAGTTCTTCTGCCTTGGACCGTCCCCCTACCAGATCTATTGCACATGAATGCCATTGCATCAAGAGGTCAAAATACCGCTGTACCTATCTCATATCCTCATCTATATAGTATATTATTTTTAATGTAACACAGTCATTTGATGACAGATGATATCCACATGGCCGCTACACACCAGCAAGTTACTTCCTCGCTAAGACCAGATTTCTGTCAAGATCTATCTGATTCAGTGTGCTTTTATCAAATCTTTAACTCCGCAACTCCAAACAGCTTGGTAAGCTATTCTATGTTTACCtgtattctcttttttcatcTCAACTTTCTCGCAAGcaatttccttttgtttctgcATATCTTCTAATCTGCACCTTTTGATGATAGAAAATTCCGCGCTTTGTTGATCACTTCATCAATGATATCAAGACTCCCATGTTACTTATCAACACTGGACAAAAAACTACTCAAATTGCTGTAAAGCATAAACGCCTTCACCGAAACTGGAGAGATTTCGTTCTTCAACATCAATTGCAACACAATGAAACTCTGGTATTTGTTCCGGAATCTGAAAATATATTTACAGTTTTaatctatgttttcagaaccggaccggatagcgactcggccaagatcaggggtcaggggtcaatgggttcgaccgggggtcgataggggtcgaaccggatgacgtcataaataaaaattatttaaaaattaaaatattatatttataatatctaataatatattgatattaataaaggtatattcatatatatttgatgtttcaaatatatttaacaagaaaatataaagaaattagaacaattaagtagcaatttatattatttaataaatattaacaaatttagaattaaaattatgagtttaattgaaaaataacatcaaattttaggacaatatttataaagtatcaaatatttgaggtatatcgataagttttaacaatttagggggtcaaaacataatattataaagtttgaattttttttttaaaaaaattactattgAACCGGAAAACCGGTTTtttccggtcaaacccggtttttgaccggctttgaccgggttttaaatttccggtttttAAATAAgactcggaccggctacctggccggttcccggttcgaccggttcgaccggccggtccggtccgagtttcaaaGCAGAGGTTTTAATCTTCGATGATACCGGagttgaaaaatattttccttggTATCACATATTCAATATTTATTCGGATGCTTAATGAATTTAGCTGAACCGTGCAGTGTAATTTACCTATCGATTGAATACATTACTGGTAGTTTCTACTTCTTCTTAGCTAAACCAAGCAACCACTACCCCACGATCAGTGTTAATGCATTGATTCTTCTTTGAATTAACTAATTTTACAAAATTAATTATTCAACTGGGCATTACTGGGCATCACTGCTTTCACCCACCGCGCATAGCGCGGTGATCCCCTCCTAGTTCAGTATATAACAGTGTATGTAAGAAGTCATCAGTGCTTTCGGTTTGTGCGGTGGAAAAGTCGTCGTCGTAAATATCAATGGACCAATGCCGCACTTGATAAGTTCCTACATTTGCTAAGCTAAAGAAATGTGCGTGTCTAGAATCCGGAAAAAGGTGGCCGCTGGGTTGTGTGCAAAATTGCTGTCATCTACGAGTCAGAAAGTTGAAATCCTGTGATTGGAAAATCTACAGGAGAGTCGGAACTTCATTTATTTCCCTAAAAAGAGTcggaaattgaatttgaattgatgGACAGCAAATGAAATCTTGTCATTGCGAAAAAATCAGATGTGTGACACGTTAAACATCATTAACGTAGGAAGTCTAAACAAAGCAATCTGTAGGGAAATTTTTGTCCAAGGAGAAAAAAATTAGAGTCCCCCAAACTTCCCATTTTTACGACTAAACAACTACTATCAAGCAAGGTATttttaatcttgcatttttttGAAAACATCAATAATAATTTTCCTTGATTGAACCATTTTCGAGGTTGTGAGAAATTTTTTTACATTCGTTAGGCATTGGCTTAGTTTAGAAATCTAATAGACAATATCTATAACTATTCTACTCTTTTGGGTTAATTACATATACCTTTTCGTCAAATTGCAATTACACCCCCTGGGGTTTAAAATATTACAGCCACCACTTTGACTTGATAGGCCTTAAACGCTGTCATATTAGGACGGTAGTAAACATGGCAGCTGTCGAAATGTGATCAGTGGCCCTCAACTTCGCACGCCGCATTCAGATGTTTATATCTCAATTCTCAAACTTTAGTCTAATTCAACCAAAACGAACTTTTAGAATAAATTTCCCAGCTTAAGAGGAAGAAATACAAAGGAAGGACAAATTCCCTAATTTGCTTGTATGTGGTTTTGCAATTGTATACGTCGTTGCTTTGATTGCATAGCCTTTAGGAATGTCTTTCAATTGAGTCATACAATAGGGGGTTTAGAActcaaagagagagaaagaaggtTTAGAACTCacagagggagagagagagagaagaagaagaaaaagaaaagggtatTGCAAGAGATGAAAGGCAAATAAGAATAGAGAGAAGAGAAAGATACAAGAGAGATGGAAAGGCAATGTcgccattttctttatttttagtttacaATCTAATTAGGatttctggttttttttttttttttttttacctttttctGAGAAAAAATGTAAGATTAGGGTTGTTCAGGGAATTTTGTACCATTTTTTATCTTGCCTCAGTCAGTAGATGTCAGCTTTTTAATGGGGAGGGTTTGTGTGTCATGGAGGTGTGACCGTGGATCTGTTTGGAATCTCAAGTTTTTAACAAGTTTGTAtaatactagttttttaacaacttttgccaTACAAGAATCctaaaaaacttatcaaaatttttcaccTACACACTCCAAAATAATACACAAAAACTTTcccttcaacttttcttctttttcctccctcaCCCAACCCACCATGTACTCTGTCGccggccaccacctccaccaccgcTTCCGGCGCCGGTCACTATTCCAGCCGCCACTGCCGGccgtcctcttttttttttttctctctctcccctctCCCTTTGACCGATCTGTTGGTTTCCAAAacctcttttttcctttctcccttCCCTCTCCCCTCTGCCTCCCAGGCCACCTTTGCGATTTGGTCGCACTACCAGATCGCAGCTAGCAggaggagagggggagagacaaagctaaaaaaaaaattcaaccctACAACAACTCTGGCGTCGGAGGGCGAGGGGGAGGGGAGAGGAAAGGGAGAGGGGGAAAAggggaagagaaagaaaaaaaattttcctatgGCTGCTAGGCGACCAAGGTTGCTGATTAGGGGAGGAGGAGGGTGGCAAGAAAGGGGGAGGAGAGTGGggagaaaaaatgaaacaaaaaatccTTGACTGCAACCTGCAAGTTCTCTGGCATCGGAGGCCGTCAGGGAGggggaggagagggagagagggagagggagaagagggggagagaaaaagaagggcagagagggaggagagggcaGAGGTGCCGGGGGAGAGAAAAAGAGTGGTAGTGGGgcagagagggagagggaggaagGGGCAGAGGTGccgggggagggggaagggagaagaagaagagagaaaagaaaagaaaaaagaaagaaagaaaaagaaaaataaagaaaaaaaattttcaacctaaaaatttttcttacaacttttacagtaatttatagtaaagttttagacaaacacccaaaaaacttaCATTCCAAACGGAGTGCGTAATATTTCAAATCACAGAAAGCGTAATAGTAATTTGGTGAAAGCACAAGGGgcaaatgtaattaacccttaccCCTTTTGACAAATAATAACCGCAAACTTGATTTAAATGTATTATCCTGCATTAACAGTGCTACCTAGGACAAGCCAACCGAGAGGGATGAATAAGTTGATATGCTTATGTTGTGTTTGGATCGCagttttttaagtaaaatttttttacatatttagtaaatatatttttttaattatttttttaatttcacatatattaaattgttacactaaaatttttacaaaaaattcaaaaaatagcaattcaaatggGTTCAAATAGCTTAACCTTTCCAACACACACTCGAGTGCATGTCTTTCGATagagaaaaaattaaaaaaatctgAATATATGTTtttcgataaaaaaaaatctaaaactcAAAGATAAATAgacatcttcttcttcttcttcttctttttttttttttttttttttgtgtaagcGAGATGATTCAAACCTGAGATCTATTACTTACATTTCTTCCCCCGTACCATCCAACCCATCCATACTCGTCAAATCTTACACCTTCCACTCCATGTCTTTCTGTGAGAAAGAGAAGGGTCAGATTATAAATTGATGGTGTAAGAGTCAAGAGTGAAAGGCGCAAGTGACAAAGTTGAGTGATTAATGGTATGTCTAGCGGCTTGAACTCGAAAatttcatctcttttttttcatggtATAGTTATGCACTGTTATGATTATATATGTGACTGCTTCCAGGTTCATTTGGTGCCAAATTCTCCAATATTTTATATTGTTATgtaaaaatatgattttttttttagtcctTATGTAATGgagaatttaaaaataaaatttttatcctATCTCTAGGGAATAAAAAACCTAAAATTTTGGATTTTACCTTTTTAATATGTAATCTACTGGACCTTCAAGTTTCGCTTGTTTATCATGCATTCCATTGACTTTAACAGCTCCAATAGATGGAAAGGTCAGAAGTATGCATGTTAATCGATAGAGTTTTGAttggatttaattgattcaaatccAAACCTGCTAAATTTATTTTGTCTAAACTCTAAATAGAAAATTTAGACCCGACCTCTTAGATACCCATGAGTATCtttaatttataataaaaataaattccaGACAATAAAACATATGAAATCCaaagataataaaaataaataccaATTATCACTTtcaataataatatacatatacatacatgcaTGCATATATACATACGCACACACATTACACGTTTATGCATTCAACATTTAAACTTGCATGTTTTTTAATTTCATATACTCTTTTTTTCATATAAATTATAACCAACTTATCAGATGAATTCACATATCCACATTTTTGCCTCTTGCATTTAGGTACTTTTTCAAATGAGTTTCACTcttgctaaaaaaaaattaacacttgCTACTCTCTTAATAAGTGTTCAAAATTAACACTTGAGGCTATCCCAAAGCTAAATAGATTGTAGATTTGAGcacaaaatatacaaaattagaCCTTACCCaaattcatgttttttttttcacaatatTTGAATTCTACAGGGTTTGGATTTGAAAGTTGAATCcaaatccaagaaaaaaaaataggatgATATAGGTTGGGTCTAGGTAACATTTGACCTTTAGTGAATAGTATAACTTGTAGAAATTGGGAGTTAAAAATAGACAAATAATTGTTGGAGGACTAAAAGCGCACAAACATAATAGCTTGAGGGCCAATTACGCATTTTGCACAAAATAATGAAGGCTGCCTTTGATTCAAGGGATTTGGTTAtgtaaattatcaatttaaaatatattttaataattGATATATTTTT containing:
- the LOC113728231 gene encoding uncharacterized protein, yielding MDTEFLWFSAADFLLSIIMNNVSAAIHFCGVELLRVHSKKYAEMPSSKKMQLLQRRKENRAAKKKNAHLLPRIRKVPLGYMESGVSFPDSHHETLDGANHSSMHSEILGAEALKSGNDNAAVITEALQYMSSHESAPFIPRVHSAPSSQTANDIAGI